One genomic segment of Mycobacteriales bacterium includes these proteins:
- a CDS encoding alpha/beta hydrolase yields RTPEASPLFGDLHGLPPMLVHAGSIDRMLDDSVELASRAESSGVEVRLEVFEGAPHVWQFYARWVPEGKESVAAAGAFLHSHL; encoded by the coding sequence AGGACACCTGAAGCTTCGCCGCTCTTTGGTGATCTGCACGGGCTTCCGCCGATGCTGGTACACGCCGGCAGCATCGACAGGATGTTGGACGACTCTGTCGAGTTGGCCAGCCGTGCGGAGAGCAGTGGGGTCGAAGTGAGGCTCGAGGTGTTTGAGGGCGCACCGCATGTGTGGCAGTTCTACGCCAGATGGGTTCCTGAAGGTAAGGAGTCAGTGGCCGCGGCCGGCGCTTTCCTTCATAGCCACCTGTAA